From a region of the Methanolinea sp. genome:
- the cfbA gene encoding sirohydrochlorin nickelochelatase → MSKKGILLVGHGSKLPFNKELVEETASLISRRYPDFIVKCGFMNMNSPSIEESMKEFRSESIDVLVVVPLFLAKGVHILKDIPAIIGLPEGDNKGSFGLKERIIPLLYADPIGSDPLLADLMVKNAERALSTL, encoded by the coding sequence ATGAGCAAGAAAGGTATCTTACTCGTTGGTCATGGGAGCAAACTCCCTTTCAATAAGGAGCTTGTCGAAGAAACTGCATCCCTCATTTCCAGGAGGTATCCGGATTTTATTGTAAAATGCGGTTTCATGAATATGAACAGTCCCTCCATAGAAGAGTCAATGAAAGAATTCAGGTCCGAATCCATCGATGTTCTGGTGGTTGTTCCCCTCTTCCTGGCCAAGGGGGTCCATATCCTCAAGGATATTCCTGCAATTATCGGCCTTCCTGAGGGCGATAATAAGGGTAGTTTCGGACTGAAAGAGAGAATAATCCCGCTTCTCTATGCTGACCCAATCGGTAGTGATCCGCTCCTTGCCGATCTCATGGTGAAGAATGCCGAGCGGGCTCTCTCAACGCTCTAA
- the cfbE gene encoding coenzyme F430 synthase, with protein sequence MRLLVLDTIHGGRDLAGYLREQGHFVDAVDVYRKGSVVDTETALQREYDLVIAPVHLQPRHPLLRKLTIPVISHHQAVRWILGNNVPSPMVELTGRRGKTTTASALAGLMEGPGILNTSAGMIRYPEKQKIGPGSITPAAIVSAAREARRIGGWLVAEVSLGFIGSGDLGILTSPDDYLVAGNTRSAFQEKVRSGLGMATLLTAPGISIPGAFSCTDIVTVDGDSVSCPDRRDSGCFRNRLLSLDAYRTPLMLAAAAGCLLSWDISRLSSFEAIPGRMSSSWEGDVFMVDNSNSGTNAEGACAAAAYARMTCGDVPLVLVIGKEEGAVCEGFPEADVETAIHEIKPQHAIVVGESYDRIAVPEETTLYRARTLAEALDKARMSASHRCIVLAVKCWR encoded by the coding sequence ATGAGGCTCCTTGTCCTTGACACAATCCACGGAGGAAGAGATCTAGCAGGATACCTCCGCGAACAGGGCCATTTTGTGGATGCTGTCGATGTGTACAGAAAGGGCAGTGTCGTTGATACGGAGACCGCCCTGCAACGGGAGTATGACCTGGTGATCGCTCCCGTCCACCTCCAGCCCCGGCATCCCCTGCTCAGGAAACTCACCATACCCGTCATATCCCATCACCAGGCCGTTCGCTGGATCCTCGGGAATAACGTGCCATCACCAATGGTGGAACTTACCGGTAGACGGGGCAAGACCACCACGGCAAGCGCACTTGCCGGACTGATGGAGGGCCCCGGCATCCTGAATACGTCAGCAGGAATGATCCGGTATCCCGAAAAACAAAAGATTGGGCCGGGAAGTATCACCCCTGCGGCGATCGTTTCTGCAGCACGGGAAGCCCGGCGTATCGGAGGCTGGCTGGTTGCTGAAGTCTCGCTCGGTTTCATCGGATCAGGGGACCTGGGGATTCTCACCTCTCCGGATGATTACCTGGTTGCAGGGAATACCCGTTCTGCATTCCAGGAAAAGGTCCGCTCCGGACTTGGGATGGCCACGCTTCTGACCGCCCCGGGAATCAGCATTCCCGGCGCGTTTTCCTGCACAGATATAGTAACAGTCGATGGGGATTCGGTTTCCTGCCCGGACCGGCGGGATTCCGGGTGCTTCAGAAACCGGCTCCTCTCTCTTGATGCTTACCGGACTCCGCTTATGCTTGCCGCTGCCGCAGGATGCCTTCTCTCCTGGGACATTTCACGACTTTCGTCATTCGAGGCTATTCCGGGCCGCATGTCCTCATCATGGGAAGGAGATGTTTTTATGGTCGATAATTCAAATTCCGGTACCAATGCCGAAGGTGCCTGTGCAGCAGCGGCATATGCCCGTATGACCTGCGGCGATGTACCCCTCGTCCTTGTGATCGGCAAGGAAGAGGGGGCGGTCTGTGAAGGATTCCCTGAAGCAGACGTAGAAACAGCGATTCATGAGATCAAGCCACAGCACGCAATTGTTGTCGGGGAATCATACGACCGGATTGCAGTTCCGGAGGAAACCACCCTGTACCGGGCCCGAACCCTTGCGGAGGCACTGGATAAGGCACGCATGAGTGCATCCCACAGGTGTATTGTACTCGCGGTAAAATGCTGGAGATAA
- a CDS encoding tetratricopeptide repeat protein — protein MPNEAAVYWKNRGDELAKQELYEEAIRCYENATRISPQYISAWNNFGYSLFKIGRINDANQIKIKIKELKKLESGQEIDIKGSEQKESQKKSRSFNIRVPAVQNKTQIKQDLSEKQIQIHEGIQNLSKTATKTSFKVLGSIGGAVGSIKEAVKAETRRISYNNLPHLSHVAPGFLEIKYLGLYPTFRTWPHDFWK, from the coding sequence ATGCCCAATGAGGCTGCAGTATATTGGAAAAATCGTGGCGATGAGTTGGCTAAGCAGGAACTCTATGAAGAAGCCATTCGCTGTTATGAAAATGCAACCCGGATTAGTCCTCAATACATTTCGGCTTGGAATAATTTTGGATATTCGTTATTTAAAATTGGCAGGATTAATGATGCCAACCAAATTAAAATAAAAATAAAAGAACTGAAGAAACTGGAATCTGGTCAAGAAATTGACATAAAAGGATCTGAACAAAAAGAATCCCAAAAAAAATCCAGATCTTTCAATATCAGAGTGCCTGCTGTGCAGAATAAGACTCAAATCAAACAAGATCTATCAGAAAAACAAATCCAAATTCATGAGGGAATTCAAAATCTTTCAAAAACTGCTACAAAAACATCTTTTAAAGTTCTTGGTTCAATAGGAGGGGCAGTTGGATCCATTAAAGAAGCAGTAAAGGCAGAAACCAGAAGAATTTCATATAATAATTTACCCCACCTTTCGCACGTGGCCCCAGGATTTCTGGAAATAAAATACTTAGGGTTATATCCCACCTTTCGCACGTGGCCCCACGATTTCTGGAAATAA
- the ilvE gene encoding branched-chain-amino-acid transaminase, which produces MIIYIDGRFVPREEAKLSVFDHGFLYGDGVFEGIRAYNGRVFRLREHLDRLYDSARTIDLTVPVSKEEMGEIILETLRKNNLRNGYIRPIVSRGVGDLGLDPRKCPKPSVIVIAVEWGAMYGDLYEKGLKAISVSVRRNPADALPPNVKSLNYLNNILGKIEANYKGGDEAIFFDTNGYISEGSGDNIFVVKNGGIYTPPTLNNLRGITRAVVLEICQSMGITATEQNLGYYDMYSADEVFVTGTAAEVAPIALIDGRAIGTGKPGPVTRQLMAAFRTVTETEGTPIYP; this is translated from the coding sequence ATGATAATTTATATCGACGGTAGGTTCGTCCCCCGCGAAGAGGCAAAGCTTTCTGTCTTTGATCACGGTTTTCTCTACGGAGACGGGGTTTTTGAAGGAATTCGTGCCTATAACGGGCGTGTTTTTCGGCTGAGGGAGCACCTTGACCGGCTCTATGACTCTGCCCGGACCATCGATCTCACCGTGCCGGTCTCCAAGGAGGAGATGGGAGAGATTATTCTCGAGACTCTCAGGAAGAACAATCTCCGCAATGGCTATATCCGCCCGATTGTCAGCAGGGGTGTTGGTGACCTCGGGCTCGATCCCCGCAAATGCCCAAAACCGTCAGTCATCGTGATCGCTGTTGAATGGGGTGCCATGTACGGGGACCTCTACGAGAAGGGATTGAAAGCAATCAGTGTTTCGGTCCGTCGAAATCCTGCAGATGCGCTTCCCCCGAATGTCAAGAGCCTGAACTACCTTAACAATATTCTCGGGAAGATTGAGGCAAACTACAAAGGAGGAGATGAAGCCATCTTCTTTGATACGAATGGCTACATTTCAGAAGGATCAGGAGATAATATATTCGTGGTAAAGAACGGCGGCATCTATACTCCGCCAACCCTGAACAACCTGCGGGGCATCACCCGTGCTGTGGTTCTCGAGATCTGCCAATCGATGGGAATTACCGCGACCGAGCAGAACCTTGGCTACTATGATATGTATTCCGCAGATGAAGTGTTTGTTACAGGGACGGCAGCAGAGGTCGCCCCCATTGCTCTTATTGACGGGCGGGCAATCGGCACCGGAAAGCCCGGGCCGGTCACCCGCCAGCTGATGGCGGCATTTCGAACGGTAACCGAGACGGAAGGAACCCCGATCTATCCCTGA
- the cfbB gene encoding Ni-sirohydrochlorin a,c-diamide synthase yields MQALMVSGDRSGSGKTSITLAIAALLSKRMTVQTYKVGMDYIDPSYLSGVTGRPCRNLDSFVMNADEIHQIFTHGSRGAELAIVEGVRGLYEGSEALGDSGSSASIAKYLGLPVVLVVSARSVTRSAAAMVRGFQIFDPGVDIRGVILNNVSGEKHIRKATEAIEHHCRIPVIGAVPRMPEMELTMRHLGLVPFSEGRTKPLFEENIAALAGEISDHIDSEALLSLAARWNPLAPSTGTIFGRHESSGVRIGIALDEAFNFYYSDLFDILPALGVEWVAFSPLRDRLPDADGYIFGGGYPELFLPELEGNDRMREAVAEWSRAGVPFYAECGGLMYLTDTVQLKEGWQGRDHEESYTMCGVFSGKTIMPSFRVISYVEGESLGQNPLGTGHFRGHEFHYSDVVLSTETKYSYLLSRGKGICGNRDGAVTGNTLGSYTHLHPVASRELLAGFISTCRRWAGNRSSR; encoded by the coding sequence ATGCAAGCCCTGATGGTCTCCGGTGATCGTTCGGGCAGCGGAAAGACCAGCATCACCCTGGCCATTGCTGCACTGCTTTCGAAGCGGATGACCGTCCAGACCTACAAGGTCGGGATGGATTACATCGATCCTTCGTATCTCTCCGGGGTAACGGGACGTCCGTGCCGAAACCTCGATAGCTTCGTGATGAATGCCGATGAAATACATCAGATCTTCACGCATGGATCCCGGGGGGCAGAACTCGCGATTGTTGAAGGAGTGCGGGGTCTCTACGAGGGATCTGAAGCACTTGGGGATTCCGGGAGCAGCGCATCGATCGCGAAATATCTGGGTCTTCCTGTTGTTCTCGTGGTGAGCGCACGAAGTGTCACACGCAGTGCGGCAGCGATGGTCAGGGGCTTTCAGATCTTCGATCCAGGAGTCGATATCCGCGGGGTGATCCTCAACAATGTTTCCGGTGAAAAGCATATCCGGAAAGCAACCGAGGCCATCGAGCATCACTGCAGGATCCCGGTTATCGGAGCCGTACCCCGGATGCCGGAGATGGAACTTACAATGCGGCACCTCGGGCTGGTCCCTTTCAGCGAGGGGAGGACCAAACCCCTGTTTGAAGAAAATATTGCAGCGCTTGCCGGGGAGATATCCGATCATATCGATAGTGAAGCCCTGCTCAGTCTTGCAGCCCGGTGGAATCCACTTGCACCATCAACGGGTACGATTTTCGGGAGGCACGAATCCTCCGGAGTAAGGATAGGTATAGCCCTTGATGAGGCCTTCAATTTTTATTATTCGGACCTCTTTGATATTCTACCGGCGCTTGGTGTGGAATGGGTTGCTTTCAGCCCTCTCCGGGACCGGCTTCCTGATGCTGATGGATATATTTTTGGCGGAGGATACCCGGAGCTCTTTTTGCCCGAACTTGAAGGAAACGATCGCATGCGTGAAGCTGTCGCGGAATGGTCGCGGGCAGGAGTCCCGTTCTATGCAGAATGCGGTGGGCTTATGTACCTGACCGATACCGTCCAGCTAAAGGAGGGCTGGCAGGGAAGAGATCATGAAGAATCATATACCATGTGCGGTGTCTTTTCCGGAAAAACGATCATGCCTTCTTTCCGGGTAATTAGCTACGTGGAAGGCGAGAGCCTGGGACAAAACCCGCTTGGAACCGGACATTTCCGTGGGCATGAGTTCCATTACTCGGATGTTGTCCTCTCCACGGAAACGAAGTATTCTTACCTCCTTTCACGCGGGAAAGGCATCTGCGGCAACCGGGACGGGGCAGTTACCGGAAACACTCTTGGCTCTTATACGCACCTCCACCCTGTCGCATCACGGGAGCTGCTTGCAGGTTTTATCAGTACCTGCCGTCGTTGGGCCGGGAACCGGAGCAGCAGGTAA
- the cfbD gene encoding Ni-sirohydrochlorin a,c-diamide reductive cyclase catalytic subunit, producing the protein MKYMHPRPSSIVAALYTARDLEVDVSILHGPSGCSFKHARLLEEDGMRVLTTSLADHEFIFGGQQPLEGVLRYAEENFSPRRIAVIGTCVSMIIGEDLQSAIAASGISTPTIAVEIHAGYPENIEGVIATLEPAAGAGWISGDELARQKFLLAAANEIERLRGAACRPYIEPSRGDLKHRVAERLVELAGSGKKGMAVMNAKKETAYMFADELLALNDACPAADVIYVANLESRGLPKVRQDATRILDGMKRRGISPRLVGALDEYGATGESLGRLISGIAPDFALIAGVPHAIPPEFTRGIECFSITNGPRQVAPLRELGHQHVVVEIDLHPQTLGVRNIVESEFGSILRSMPCKP; encoded by the coding sequence ATGAAATACATGCATCCAAGACCGAGCTCGATTGTGGCAGCCCTTTATACCGCCCGCGATCTGGAAGTGGATGTCTCCATCCTTCATGGCCCGTCCGGGTGCTCATTCAAGCACGCCCGGCTCCTCGAAGAGGACGGTATGAGGGTACTTACCACCTCTCTTGCGGATCACGAGTTTATTTTCGGCGGGCAGCAGCCACTTGAAGGGGTGCTAAGGTATGCAGAAGAGAATTTCTCTCCACGGAGGATAGCTGTCATCGGCACCTGTGTATCCATGATTATTGGCGAGGATCTGCAATCGGCAATCGCAGCTTCTGGTATAAGCACCCCCACTATTGCCGTTGAGATTCATGCCGGGTATCCTGAGAACATCGAAGGGGTCATTGCCACTCTCGAACCGGCTGCCGGAGCAGGATGGATATCGGGAGACGAGCTCGCCCGCCAGAAATTCCTGCTGGCTGCAGCAAATGAGATCGAACGACTGAGGGGTGCCGCCTGCCGCCCGTATATTGAACCTTCACGGGGTGATCTGAAGCATCGCGTTGCCGAGCGGCTCGTAGAACTGGCAGGATCCGGGAAAAAAGGGATGGCCGTAATGAATGCGAAAAAGGAGACTGCCTACATGTTCGCCGATGAACTCCTGGCCCTCAATGATGCGTGCCCGGCAGCAGATGTCATCTATGTTGCAAACCTTGAATCCCGGGGTCTCCCAAAGGTCAGGCAGGACGCCACCCGCATTCTTGATGGCATGAAGCGCAGGGGAATCTCTCCCCGGCTGGTCGGGGCCCTCGATGAGTACGGCGCCACCGGTGAATCCCTCGGCCGGTTGATATCTGGTATTGCCCCTGATTTTGCCCTCATCGCAGGGGTCCCGCACGCAATACCGCCTGAGTTCACCCGCGGCATCGAGTGTTTCTCCATCACGAACGGGCCCCGCCAGGTTGCACCCCTCCGCGAACTCGGGCATCAGCATGTCGTTGTCGAAATCGATCTCCACCCCCAGACCCTTGGTGTCCGGAATATCGTGGAGAGCGAGTTCGGTTCTATTCTCCGGAGCATGCCATGCAAGCCCTGA
- a CDS encoding methanogenesis marker 9 domain-containing protein yields the protein MDNAEYFERFGIVLNNRVVRTPVAIASMAGWVDAEYVAARKAHVGAAFIGGYSIDEPATRASREMVSQGRKEFLTDDPIAEIARQVTLMEETDVVCGINLRGGKPESYQAVAREFGTRVIYEIDAHCRQEPMVQAGCGEYLLHNPEALVETVKVLKQENVTVSVKIRAGVHRDDRILAADLWHAGADILHVDLMDFGYQKIRQIRNSCPLFLIANNSIVTFERMKEMLSHGADMVSLARKSDDRTLAGLDAAITRYADEHGWYNSPKQLCRGGDLRALTFCCMPIKNCPLISTLERAGLTREEYVAIKMDAVKGTKLEEGKQTCFGSLSWCCKDSSPCMFRDLTLRQAGVSNQEYMRLKRELASTLMERLFRCGNDPC from the coding sequence ATGGATAACGCAGAATATTTTGAGCGGTTTGGTATCGTACTGAACAACAGGGTAGTCCGGACTCCTGTTGCAATCGCCTCAATGGCCGGCTGGGTTGATGCCGAATATGTTGCGGCCCGGAAAGCCCATGTCGGGGCTGCATTCATCGGCGGTTACTCGATCGATGAACCCGCTACACGGGCATCACGGGAAATGGTCAGCCAGGGGAGAAAAGAATTTCTTACAGATGACCCTATCGCCGAGATCGCGCGCCAGGTAACGTTGATGGAGGAGACTGACGTGGTCTGCGGCATAAACCTGAGGGGGGGGAAACCGGAGTCATACCAGGCTGTCGCCAGGGAGTTCGGAACCAGGGTCATTTACGAGATCGATGCACATTGCCGCCAGGAGCCGATGGTGCAGGCAGGGTGTGGAGAATATCTCCTGCATAACCCGGAGGCGCTTGTTGAGACCGTGAAAGTGCTCAAGCAGGAGAATGTCACCGTCTCGGTAAAGATCCGGGCTGGTGTGCACCGGGATGACCGGATCCTTGCCGCTGACCTGTGGCATGCCGGTGCAGACATACTCCATGTGGATCTCATGGATTTCGGATACCAGAAAATACGCCAGATTCGGAACAGCTGTCCACTCTTCTTGATCGCAAACAATTCCATAGTTACCTTCGAGCGGATGAAAGAGATGCTCTCTCATGGAGCGGACATGGTCTCTCTCGCGCGGAAATCCGATGACCGGACTCTGGCGGGGCTCGACGCAGCAATTACCCGGTATGCCGATGAACACGGGTGGTATAATTCCCCAAAGCAGCTGTGCAGGGGCGGCGATCTTCGTGCTCTGACATTCTGCTGCATGCCAATCAAGAATTGCCCACTTATCTCCACCCTTGAACGGGCAGGTTTAACTCGCGAGGAGTACGTGGCTATTAAGATGGATGCGGTGAAAGGAACAAAACTCGAAGAAGGAAAACAAACCTGCTTCGGCAGCCTTTCATGGTGCTGCAAGGACAGCTCACCCTGCATGTTCCGTGACCTTACGCTCCGCCAGGCAGGCGTATCGAACCAGGAGTATATGCGCCTGAAACGTGAACTTGCCAGCACGCTGATGGAACGACTATTCCGGTGCGGAAATGACCCATGCTGA
- a CDS encoding AIM24 family protein, translated as MKEASLGGEDLVTEIHGPGTVYLQTRNIPAYGRL; from the coding sequence CTGAAAGAAGCCAGCCTCGGCGGTGAAGACCTTGTAACCGAGATTCACGGCCCGGGAACGGTATATTTACAGACCAGGAATATCCCGGCATATGGCCGATTGTAA
- a CDS encoding triphosphoribosyl-dephospho-CoA synthase: MTHAEQAQLAMMLEVCAFPKPGNVDRCHDYQATRLEHFLASTILVRPALDRAERGEGGIGSLILDAVERTNVHSGGNTHFGAFILLMPLVAGGDIPGADRVVKETTVEDAVLFYKAFGKTKVRVIPGDDLDVTDPHACDTIRQRGMTLFDIMLYSAKNDMVAREWINGFQLTRRGADLLKAHGCGRSSIVQTFLDLLATEPDTFIIKKHGKDAAWKVMQKAQDVRNGLRDLVAFDQECIDAGINPGSIADIMIAALYIALREGWTWDC; encoded by the coding sequence ATGACCCATGCTGAACAAGCCCAGCTTGCAATGATGCTGGAAGTCTGTGCATTTCCGAAACCGGGAAACGTTGACCGGTGCCATGATTACCAAGCAACGAGACTCGAACATTTCCTGGCATCAACCATCCTGGTCCGACCGGCTCTTGATCGTGCCGAGCGGGGCGAGGGTGGGATAGGATCCCTCATCCTCGATGCAGTTGAGCGCACCAACGTGCATTCCGGGGGAAATACTCATTTTGGTGCATTCATTCTCCTGATGCCTCTGGTCGCGGGGGGTGACATTCCAGGAGCGGATAGGGTTGTGAAAGAAACTACCGTGGAAGATGCGGTACTTTTCTACAAGGCGTTCGGGAAGACTAAAGTACGGGTTATTCCAGGAGATGACCTTGACGTCACCGATCCACATGCTTGCGATACCATCCGGCAGCGGGGGATGACCCTTTTTGATATCATGCTCTATTCGGCGAAGAATGATATGGTGGCGCGGGAATGGATTAATGGATTTCAGCTGACACGCAGGGGAGCGGACCTCCTGAAAGCACATGGCTGTGGCCGTTCCTCCATCGTGCAGACCTTTCTCGATCTTCTTGCAACCGAACCTGATACATTCATTATCAAGAAACATGGGAAAGATGCCGCATGGAAGGTAATGCAGAAGGCGCAGGATGTCAGGAATGGATTGCGTGACCTGGTCGCCTTTGACCAGGAATGCATCGATGCCGGTATCAACCCCGGATCCATCGCAGATATTATGATTGCCGCTCTCTATATCGCTCTGAGAGAAGGATGGACCTGGGACTGCTGA